The following coding sequences lie in one Moritella viscosa genomic window:
- a CDS encoding putative uncharacterized transferase, with amino-acid sequence MNNYFESPFVGKSLKEQVTNPNIIVGEHSYYSGYYHNHSFDDCARYLLPDRTDVDKLIIGSYCSIGSGAVFMMAGNQGHQHQWVNTFPFFYQSNENFADAKDGFQRAGDTVIGNDVWIGTEAMIMSGVRVGDGAIIASRAVVTKDVKPYAIVGSNPAKHIRYRFTEQKIAILLEIQWWAWTEEQLKGAMPLMCSEDIDGLHRYWQNQVRS; translated from the coding sequence TTGAACAATTATTTTGAAAGCCCATTTGTGGGTAAATCGCTAAAAGAACAGGTGACAAATCCAAATATTATTGTTGGTGAACACAGTTATTATTCTGGCTATTATCATAATCATAGTTTTGATGATTGCGCGCGTTATTTATTACCTGATCGCACTGATGTTGATAAGCTAATTATCGGAAGTTACTGTTCTATTGGTTCGGGTGCTGTGTTTATGATGGCAGGTAATCAAGGCCATCAACATCAGTGGGTCAACACCTTTCCGTTCTTCTATCAAAGTAATGAAAACTTTGCAGATGCAAAAGACGGCTTTCAACGTGCTGGTGATACTGTGATTGGTAATGACGTTTGGATTGGCACCGAAGCTATGATCATGAGTGGTGTTAGAGTGGGTGACGGGGCGATTATTGCCAGCCGGGCTGTGGTGACTAAGGATGTTAAACCTTATGCTATCGTCGGCTCAAACCCAGCCAAACACATTCGTTATCGATTTACCGAGCAGAAAATTGCGATATTACTCGAGATCCAATGGTGGGCGTGGACGGAAGAACAGCTGAAAGGTGCAATGCCGCTTATGTGCTCAGAAGATATCGACGGATTACACCGTTATTGGCAAAACCAAGTGCGTAGTTAG
- the nagE gene encoding PTS permease for N-acetylglucosamine and glucose has protein sequence MFSYLQKIGRALMVPVAVLPAAAVLMGIGYWIDPVAWGGENMLAAFFIKSGAAIIENMSLLFAVGVAYGMSKDKDGSAALAGLVGFLVVITLLSPGSVAAIQGVSADQVSAAFGKINNQFVGILVGVITAELYNRFSEVELHKALTFFSGRRLVPIITSFVMMGLSFVLMYIWPIIFDGLVTFGTSIKDMGPTGAGIYAFFNRMLIPVGLHHALNSVFWFDVAGINDIPNFLGGAKSLANGAATVGITGMYQAGFFPIMMFGLPGAALAFVHTAKPENKAKVMSIMMAAGFATFFTGVTEPLEFSFMFVAPVLFVLHAFLTGVSVFIAASMQWIAGFGFSAGLVDLVLSSRNPLATQWYMLLVQGAAFFVIYYVAFRAIIIKFDLKTPGREDAGEEAAAPAKAGKASHVEVAAKVFELVGGKDNLVHVDNCATRLRLDVKDSSLVNDAELKRHVPGVIKPSKTAVQVVIGPQVEFVANALKKLV, from the coding sequence ATGTTTAGCTATTTGCAAAAAATTGGTCGTGCACTGATGGTTCCGGTGGCAGTTCTACCTGCTGCTGCGGTATTAATGGGTATTGGTTATTGGATTGACCCAGTCGCTTGGGGCGGTGAAAATATGCTTGCAGCATTTTTCATCAAATCGGGTGCTGCGATTATTGAGAACATGTCATTACTGTTTGCTGTTGGTGTTGCTTACGGAATGTCAAAAGACAAAGACGGTTCAGCCGCGCTTGCTGGTCTTGTTGGCTTCTTAGTGGTGATAACGTTACTTTCACCGGGTTCAGTTGCTGCAATCCAAGGTGTGAGTGCTGACCAAGTGTCTGCTGCATTCGGTAAAATCAATAACCAGTTTGTTGGTATTTTAGTGGGTGTTATCACTGCTGAACTATATAACCGTTTCAGTGAAGTTGAGTTGCATAAAGCGCTGACCTTCTTCAGCGGCCGTCGTTTAGTGCCAATTATTACTTCTTTTGTCATGATGGGCCTGTCATTTGTACTGATGTACATCTGGCCAATTATTTTTGATGGTCTGGTTACTTTTGGTACTAGCATTAAAGATATGGGGCCTACTGGTGCTGGTATCTACGCGTTCTTTAACCGTATGCTGATTCCGGTTGGTCTTCATCATGCACTTAACTCAGTATTCTGGTTTGATGTTGCAGGTATTAATGATATCCCTAACTTCCTTGGCGGTGCAAAATCACTTGCTAATGGTGCTGCAACTGTGGGTATTACTGGCATGTATCAAGCTGGTTTCTTCCCTATCATGATGTTTGGTCTACCAGGTGCGGCGCTTGCATTCGTGCATACAGCTAAGCCGGAAAATAAAGCGAAAGTAATGTCAATCATGATGGCTGCTGGCTTTGCAACATTCTTTACGGGTGTTACTGAACCACTTGAATTCTCATTCATGTTCGTGGCGCCAGTTCTATTCGTTCTACACGCATTCTTAACGGGTGTGTCTGTATTCATCGCTGCATCTATGCAGTGGATTGCAGGCTTTGGTTTCAGTGCGGGTCTGGTTGATTTAGTATTATCATCACGTAACCCACTAGCAACACAGTGGTACATGTTGCTTGTTCAAGGTGCTGCATTCTTCGTAATTTACTACGTTGCATTCCGCGCTATCATCATTAAGTTTGACCTTAAAACGCCAGGTCGTGAAGACGCCGGTGAAGAAGCGGCTGCTCCTGCTAAAGCGGGTAAGGCTTCACACGTTGAAGTTGCGGCTAAAGTTTTCGAACTTGTTGGTGGTAAAGACAACTTAGTACATGTTGATAATTGTGCAACACGTTTACGCCTTGACGTTAAAGATTCATCACTAGTAAACGACGCAGAACTTAAACGTCACGTACCAGGTGTGATCAAGCCAAGTAAAACAGCGGTACAAGTTGTAATTGGTCCACAAGTTGAATTCGTTGCTAACGCACTTAAAAAACTTGTTTAA
- the nagA gene encoding N-acetylglucosamine-6-phosphate deacetylase — protein MYALTNCTIYTNDSVLTEHCVIVDGEYIHDLVAIADCPTDIERIDLVGASLTAGFIDLQLNGCGGVLFNTDISINTLEIMQKTNERFGCTSYLPTLITATDAEMKSAIDTMTAYLEKHSNQALGLHLEGPYLSTAKKGIHSINLIRRSEQTMIDHICTNSAVISKVTLAPENTDATHIAQLTAADILVSVGHTNATYTECMQGFEAGARFATHLFNAMSSITGRDPGVVGAIYDHKDVYAGIIVDGHHVDYANVRMSHKLMGEKLVLVTDAVAPAGANIESFDFVGTEVFYRDGKCVGADGTLGGSALTMIEAVENTVKHVGLPLAETLRMANLYPAKAIGVADKLGSIAKGKVANLTAFNADFTVIKTIVNGQVKSF, from the coding sequence ATGTATGCACTCACTAATTGTACTATCTACACAAACGACAGTGTGCTAACTGAGCACTGTGTAATTGTCGATGGTGAATACATTCATGACTTGGTTGCTATCGCAGATTGCCCAACAGATATCGAACGTATTGACCTTGTAGGTGCAAGCTTAACAGCTGGCTTTATTGATTTGCAACTGAATGGTTGTGGTGGCGTATTGTTTAATACTGATATCAGTATTAACACCCTTGAAATTATGCAAAAAACCAACGAGCGCTTTGGCTGTACTAGCTACTTGCCAACATTGATCACGGCTACCGATGCAGAAATGAAGTCTGCGATTGATACCATGACGGCGTATTTAGAAAAACACAGCAACCAAGCACTCGGCTTGCATTTAGAAGGTCCTTACCTGTCTACAGCGAAAAAAGGCATTCACAGTATTAACCTTATTCGCCGCAGTGAACAAACGATGATCGACCATATCTGTACCAACAGTGCAGTGATCAGCAAAGTAACCTTAGCACCAGAGAATACTGACGCGACACACATTGCACAATTAACCGCAGCAGACATATTAGTATCAGTTGGTCACACTAACGCAACGTACACCGAATGCATGCAAGGTTTTGAAGCTGGTGCGCGTTTTGCGACGCATTTGTTTAATGCCATGAGCTCGATTACGGGTCGTGACCCAGGTGTGGTTGGCGCAATTTACGATCATAAAGACGTTTACGCCGGTATTATCGTTGATGGCCACCATGTCGATTACGCTAATGTACGTATGAGCCATAAATTAATGGGCGAAAAATTAGTCTTAGTGACTGATGCTGTTGCGCCAGCCGGGGCCAACATCGAATCTTTTGACTTTGTTGGCACGGAAGTGTTCTATCGTGATGGTAAATGTGTTGGTGCCGATGGTACACTAGGCGGTTCAGCATTAACGATGATCGAAGCAGTTGAAAATACAGTGAAACATGTTGGCTTACCGCTGGCAGAAACACTGCGTATGGCGAACCTATACCCAGCAAAAGCAATTGGTGTAGCAGATAAACTTGGCAGCATTGCAAAAGGCAAAGTTGCGAATTTAACAGCCTTCAATGCCGACTTCACCGTTATCAAAACGATTGTAAACGGACAAGTGAAAAGCTTCTAA
- the aqpZ gene encoding aquaporin Z, producing the protein MTLTKKLAAEFIGTFWLVLGGCGSAVLAAAFPDVGIGLLGVSLAFGLTVLTMAFAVGHISGCHLNPAVSIGLWSGGRFSGAELGPYIFAQVLGGIAGAATLYVIASGQVGFDASAGFASNGYGEHSPGGYTLVAALVTEIVMTFMFLIIILGATDKRAPQGFAPIAIGLALTLIHLISIPVTNTSVNPARSTGVAIFQGDWALSQLWLFWVAPIVGAILAGIVYRWFESEDTA; encoded by the coding sequence ATGACGTTAACAAAAAAACTGGCTGCTGAGTTTATTGGCACATTTTGGTTAGTTCTAGGCGGTTGTGGTAGTGCTGTGTTAGCCGCTGCATTTCCAGATGTCGGTATCGGATTATTAGGGGTGTCACTGGCATTTGGCTTGACCGTATTGACTATGGCGTTTGCGGTAGGGCATATCTCGGGTTGTCATCTAAATCCTGCAGTGTCAATCGGGCTTTGGTCTGGCGGTCGTTTCTCTGGCGCAGAGCTTGGACCTTATATTTTTGCGCAAGTATTAGGGGGGATTGCTGGTGCTGCGACCTTATATGTGATCGCGAGTGGTCAAGTTGGTTTTGATGCTTCAGCTGGTTTTGCATCAAACGGTTATGGTGAACATTCTCCAGGTGGTTATACGTTAGTTGCGGCATTAGTGACAGAAATAGTCATGACGTTCATGTTCTTAATTATTATATTGGGTGCAACGGATAAACGCGCACCACAAGGTTTTGCACCGATTGCAATTGGTCTTGCTTTAACCTTAATCCACTTAATCAGTATTCCAGTAACCAATACCTCGGTTAACCCTGCTCGTAGTACCGGTGTAGCTATTTTCCAAGGTGACTGGGCATTGTCGCAGCTATGGTTATTCTGGGTTGCACCGATTGTCGGCGCTATCTTAGCGGGTATCGTTTACCGTTGGTTTGAAAGCGAAGATACAGCTTAG
- the rimL gene encoding ribosomal-protein-serine acetyltransferase, whose protein sequence is MFTLNVAPDLQLAIVQPSFARRYLDIVTAERAYLSKWLPWATNADNEAFFLEFVRKSLQGYAEGKSMSCALVYQHTVVGNISFNHIDQNLKKVVVGYWLSEKYQGMGIVTKAVSFLIEYAFSELSMDKVEICAAVDNIASRRVCERLNMALEGIISNAENVNGEIVDHAIYGIHRTDLR, encoded by the coding sequence ATGTTCACATTAAATGTTGCTCCTGACTTACAATTAGCGATTGTGCAGCCGTCATTCGCTCGTCGCTATTTAGATATTGTTACGGCGGAGCGTGCGTATTTATCGAAATGGTTACCGTGGGCGACTAATGCCGATAATGAAGCCTTCTTCCTTGAGTTTGTCCGTAAATCCTTGCAAGGATATGCAGAAGGTAAGTCGATGAGTTGTGCGTTGGTTTATCAGCATACCGTGGTGGGTAATATCAGCTTTAACCATATTGATCAAAATCTTAAAAAAGTTGTGGTTGGCTATTGGTTAAGTGAGAAATACCAAGGCATGGGCATAGTGACGAAAGCGGTGAGTTTTTTAATTGAATACGCATTCTCTGAGTTAAGCATGGACAAAGTCGAGATATGTGCCGCTGTCGACAATATCGCAAGTCGTCGAGTATGCGAGCGTTTGAATATGGCGTTAGAGGGTATTATTAGTAACGCTGAAAACGTTAATGGCGAGATAGTCGATCATGCGATTTACGGTATTCACCGTACAGATCTGCGTTAA
- the recQ gene encoding ATP-dependent DNA helicase codes for MLHQTLQHYFGYDQFREGQEAVINSIVSGNSSAAIFPTGSGKSLCYQVSALHLPHLTLVISPLLALIQDQLLFLKKHNVAAAKIDSSMSVDEVRDTMSKVREGEVKILMISVERLKNERFRKFIKQVPISLLVIDEAHCISEWGHNFRPDYLKLPQYQKELNIKQALLLTATATPAVIKDMETKFNIKPEDIIQTGFHRANLSLLMHPIAQDKKLHALTRWLGKKAGQASIVYVTLQKTAEELASALQQTGIEAVAYHAGMPTEIREEVQQNFMRNGIDCIVATIAFGMGIDKSNIRNVVHFDLPKSIENYSQEIGRAGRDGNDSQCLVLANLDNQSILENFVYGDTPELNGIETVLAEIQAAGTEWEHTLYGLSMSSNLRQAPLKTLLVYLEMQGIIKPLYSYFAEYRFKFLNDPAQILNQFTDEKRVFIEEIFNASPAKRTWATVNFERMSEGYQEQRSRVITALEFLHERNNIVLESKLMTDVYQILNSRFDSQQLAETLHQQFAHKEQSEIKRVHAVGQYIQSSQCLSKGLSTYFGDKNAPEKCGTCSVCQGRIAQLPQPASMPPLSIEQVIELSQAFINACDKQPTPVLITRFLSGISTPLFMKMKAKKISNFAALQAYPYQQVLTLLNISEANYFE; via the coding sequence ATGCTGCACCAGACGTTACAACACTATTTTGGCTATGATCAATTTAGAGAAGGCCAAGAAGCTGTCATTAACAGTATTGTTAGTGGCAATTCAAGTGCAGCCATCTTTCCAACGGGCTCAGGTAAATCATTATGCTATCAAGTATCAGCCTTACACTTACCTCATTTGACCTTGGTTATTTCACCGCTATTAGCCCTAATCCAAGACCAGTTATTGTTTTTAAAGAAACATAACGTCGCAGCCGCTAAAATTGATTCGAGCATGTCAGTCGATGAAGTTAGAGATACCATGTCAAAAGTTCGTGAGGGCGAAGTAAAGATCTTAATGATCTCGGTTGAACGTTTGAAGAATGAGCGCTTTCGTAAATTCATCAAGCAAGTACCGATTTCATTATTAGTGATCGATGAAGCCCACTGTATTTCAGAATGGGGACACAACTTCCGCCCCGATTACTTAAAACTGCCGCAATACCAAAAAGAGCTAAACATTAAACAAGCTTTGTTATTGACGGCAACCGCGACACCTGCGGTAATTAAAGACATGGAAACCAAATTTAATATCAAGCCAGAGGATATTATACAAACAGGTTTTCATCGCGCTAACCTTAGCTTATTAATGCATCCTATTGCCCAAGACAAAAAACTGCATGCGCTAACTCGTTGGCTAGGTAAAAAGGCCGGACAAGCATCAATTGTCTATGTCACCTTGCAAAAAACCGCAGAAGAACTAGCCAGTGCCCTGCAACAAACAGGTATTGAAGCCGTGGCTTATCACGCAGGCATGCCTACCGAGATACGCGAAGAAGTGCAGCAAAACTTCATGCGTAATGGCATTGACTGTATTGTTGCAACCATCGCCTTCGGGATGGGTATCGATAAAAGCAACATCCGTAACGTAGTGCATTTTGATTTACCTAAATCCATCGAAAACTACAGTCAGGAGATTGGCCGTGCGGGTCGTGACGGTAATGATTCACAATGTTTGGTATTAGCGAATCTAGATAACCAAAGTATTCTCGAAAACTTCGTTTACGGTGATACACCCGAGCTCAATGGCATTGAAACGGTACTTGCCGAGATCCAAGCAGCCGGGACTGAATGGGAACATACTTTATACGGGTTATCGATGAGCAGCAACTTACGCCAAGCCCCATTAAAAACCTTATTGGTGTATTTAGAAATGCAAGGCATCATCAAGCCACTGTATTCGTATTTTGCCGAGTACCGCTTTAAATTTTTAAACGATCCGGCGCAAATACTCAACCAGTTCACTGATGAAAAACGCGTGTTTATTGAAGAAATATTTAACGCATCACCAGCGAAACGCACTTGGGCAACAGTTAACTTTGAACGAATGAGTGAAGGTTATCAAGAACAGCGGAGCCGTGTGATCACCGCGTTAGAATTTTTACATGAACGCAATAATATCGTCCTTGAAAGCAAGTTAATGACTGATGTATATCAGATATTGAATTCACGTTTTGATAGTCAGCAATTAGCCGAAACACTGCATCAACAATTTGCGCATAAAGAACAAAGTGAAATTAAACGCGTGCATGCGGTAGGCCAATATATTCAGAGTTCACAATGCTTGAGTAAAGGTTTATCGACTTACTTTGGTGATAAGAATGCACCAGAAAAATGCGGAACTTGCTCTGTCTGTCAAGGACGTATTGCACAATTGCCACAACCTGCCAGCATGCCTCCACTATCGATAGAGCAAGTTATCGAACTAAGCCAAGCGTTTATTAATGCTTGCGACAAACAGCCTACGCCAGTATTAATCACGCGTTTCTTATCCGGCATAAGTACCCCGCTATTCATGAAAATGAAAGCCAAGAAGATCAGTAATTTTGCCGCGCTGCAAGCCTATCCTTATCAGCAAGTGCTGACATTACTTAACATATCCGAAGCGAATTATTTTGAGTAA
- a CDS encoding HTH-type transcriptional regulator yields MITNRVIIKDIIINIHASLGSRLKTARTNKGWSLDKTSQYTGVSKAMLGQIERGESSPTVVRLWNIANGFELPLSYFLTDLAQTLPAKTSINKLENSEQDIHILTLFPYDALTKIEVFQITLDPQRSHISEPHNTGVVEHIIAVDGTMEYFLTLAHAGIEQEWHILKQGESVKFNADQQHGYRNMTGKPVTIHNIISYPQA; encoded by the coding sequence GTGATTACAAACAGAGTTATCATAAAGGACATTATTATCAATATTCATGCATCTTTAGGCTCGCGCCTTAAAACTGCGCGTACTAACAAAGGCTGGAGTTTAGACAAAACCAGTCAATACACCGGCGTATCAAAAGCCATGCTAGGCCAAATTGAGCGCGGAGAATCAAGCCCTACCGTGGTGCGGTTATGGAATATTGCCAATGGCTTTGAGTTGCCGCTCTCTTACTTTCTGACTGATTTGGCACAAACACTGCCAGCTAAAACATCGATAAATAAATTGGAAAATAGCGAGCAAGATATTCACATCTTGACACTTTTTCCTTATGACGCTCTGACTAAGATTGAAGTGTTCCAGATCACGTTAGATCCACAGCGTTCGCATATTTCGGAACCGCATAATACGGGTGTAGTTGAGCATATTATTGCTGTTGACGGTACGATGGAATATTTTTTAACTCTGGCTCATGCTGGCATTGAACAGGAATGGCATATTTTGAAGCAAGGGGAGAGTGTTAAGTTTAATGCTGACCAGCAGCACGGTTACCGCAATATGACGGGGAAGCCTGTGACTATCCACAATATTATTAGTTACCCCCAAGCCTAA
- a CDS encoding methyl-accepting chemotaxis protein: MIKLNTLKRRFAALSGIVVILMIINGAFPASKLNNIENSWHAYHHNVVKRQELLMEIKENFGYGGLIHNFKNYVLRATPKYATRVSQRYLAVSQRIAEYRTIPSLSKEERKALDNIEAVANKYRNMLEVIIPMVEGGKSITSIDSIVKIDDAPALTAFDILNGHYHDLSSSTIENMESDIAMAKRVVIGTVFLITVLLTIGNFHMYRLTVVRIIQLKNAIVRSNNNRDLSVRSSIKGSDEITDTAEAFNELMSATQQAITLFSASADEVAVAATQLSTLSINTNQLMEQQQNETEQVATAMNEMSATVQDVVNNISNAANSAREANDIASNAGGVVSESIVGIGSLADQIGYTAGVITQLENETTEISVILDDICGIADQTNLLALNAAIEAARAGEQGRGFAVVADEVRNLAQRTQGATEKIQKLIIRLQNGAKDSVQAMDSGKNQSLVCVNQAGETGSAFDNIIRTIGNISDMTQQIASASEEQSVATEEMNRNIINIHQASEKTSSSSNEIEQSCQRLATLSSELKETVNKFQV, from the coding sequence ATGATCAAGTTAAATACCTTAAAAAGACGTTTTGCTGCTTTATCCGGGATAGTTGTTATTCTTATGATAATAAATGGTGCTTTCCCTGCTAGTAAGTTAAATAATATAGAAAATTCTTGGCATGCCTATCACCATAATGTTGTAAAACGCCAAGAACTGTTAATGGAGATCAAAGAAAATTTTGGTTATGGTGGTTTAATCCATAACTTTAAAAACTACGTTCTTCGTGCAACGCCCAAGTATGCAACGCGTGTGTCACAACGATATCTAGCTGTATCGCAACGGATAGCGGAATATCGTACTATTCCATCACTCAGTAAAGAGGAGCGCAAGGCGCTTGATAATATTGAGGCCGTTGCAAACAAATATCGAAATATGCTGGAAGTCATTATCCCTATGGTTGAGGGAGGAAAATCAATCACATCTATTGATTCGATAGTAAAGATCGATGATGCTCCCGCATTGACCGCTTTTGACATTCTCAATGGTCATTACCATGACTTGAGTTCTTCTACGATAGAAAATATGGAAAGTGATATTGCAATGGCTAAGAGGGTCGTCATAGGCACTGTTTTTCTGATAACAGTGCTCCTTACCATCGGCAATTTCCATATGTACCGCTTGACGGTCGTGCGGATAATACAGCTGAAAAATGCCATTGTACGCTCTAATAATAATCGCGACCTTAGTGTGCGTTCAAGTATCAAGGGCAGCGATGAAATTACTGATACGGCAGAGGCATTTAATGAGTTGATGAGCGCTACACAACAAGCCATTACATTATTTTCAGCATCTGCAGATGAAGTTGCTGTAGCGGCTACTCAGCTCTCAACTTTATCGATTAACACTAACCAGTTAATGGAGCAACAACAGAATGAAACTGAGCAGGTTGCCACTGCGATGAATGAGATGAGTGCAACCGTACAAGATGTGGTAAACAATATATCAAATGCCGCTAATTCAGCAAGAGAAGCTAATGATATTGCATCAAATGCTGGAGGTGTCGTATCCGAAAGCATAGTCGGGATTGGTTCTCTAGCAGATCAAATTGGATACACTGCGGGCGTTATAACGCAGCTGGAAAATGAGACAACAGAAATTAGTGTCATTCTGGATGATATTTGCGGCATTGCGGATCAAACCAACCTTCTTGCACTTAATGCTGCCATTGAGGCTGCGCGCGCTGGAGAGCAAGGTAGAGGTTTTGCAGTAGTTGCTGATGAGGTACGTAATTTGGCACAAAGAACACAAGGTGCAACAGAGAAAATTCAAAAATTGATTATTCGATTGCAAAACGGAGCAAAGGATTCCGTGCAAGCGATGGACTCAGGTAAAAACCAATCGTTAGTGTGCGTCAATCAAGCTGGAGAGACAGGAAGTGCGTTTGATAATATTATTCGTACTATTGGAAACATATCTGACATGACTCAACAAATTGCTTCTGCATCCGAGGAACAAAGTGTGGCCACTGAAGAGATGAATAGAAACATTATTAATATTCATCAAGCCTCCGAAAAAACATCTTCCAGTTCTAATGAGATAGAGCAGTCTTGTCAGCGCCTAGCTACCCTATCATCAGAGCTAAAAGAGACGGTAAATAAGTTCCAGGTTTAA
- a CDS encoding benzoate transporter, which produces MTSTILNRINMGFIASLIGFTSSIALIYQAASNLGADLVMISSWVFALGLGMGISSIGLSIYYRTPLLIAWSTPGAALLITSTQGFSINEAVAAFIFSACLITLSGISGLFEKLMNRVPLQIASAMLAGILLSFGIDVFNVMNESPLLVGLMFITYLVCKSLIPRFSMFAILMVGMTSASMQGLFVVPNLEWGVGQLIYIEPEWNLAALINIGLPLFLVTMATQNMPGIAILKAHGYHTPVSKLMTVTGMTNMLIAPFGGFGINLAAITAAICMSEEVDQDPKKRYWAAVSAGAFYLLMGVCAFSLMTLFQSMPSALIYALAGIALFSTIGGSLQQAFVESPYKDAALMTFLVTASDFTLWHIGSALWGIVAGLITIVISGLVTAKKSVPVKA; this is translated from the coding sequence ATGACCAGCACAATTTTAAATAGAATAAACATGGGATTTATTGCTTCTTTAATCGGCTTTACCAGCTCTATCGCTTTAATATACCAAGCAGCTTCGAATCTCGGTGCAGACTTAGTGATGATATCAAGTTGGGTCTTTGCGCTAGGGCTTGGTATGGGGATCTCCTCTATTGGCCTATCAATCTATTATCGCACCCCTTTGTTAATCGCATGGTCAACACCCGGTGCAGCATTACTGATCACTAGTACCCAAGGCTTTAGCATTAATGAAGCCGTTGCCGCCTTTATTTTCTCAGCGTGCTTAATTACCCTGTCAGGTATATCCGGTTTATTTGAAAAGTTAATGAATCGCGTGCCCTTACAAATCGCCAGTGCCATGCTAGCTGGGATCTTATTGTCATTTGGCATTGATGTATTTAATGTAATGAATGAGTCCCCACTGCTTGTCGGCCTGATGTTTATTACCTACTTAGTCTGTAAATCATTGATCCCGCGATTTTCCATGTTCGCGATTTTAATGGTAGGAATGACATCTGCATCGATGCAAGGACTCTTTGTCGTACCAAATTTAGAATGGGGGGTCGGCCAACTTATTTATATTGAACCGGAATGGAATTTAGCCGCGTTAATCAATATCGGTTTACCCTTATTTCTGGTCACTATGGCGACTCAAAACATGCCCGGTATCGCTATTTTAAAAGCCCACGGTTATCACACGCCTGTATCTAAATTAATGACGGTAACAGGCATGACAAATATGCTTATTGCACCATTTGGTGGCTTCGGTATTAATTTAGCGGCGATCACTGCGGCAATCTGTATGTCAGAAGAGGTCGACCAAGATCCTAAAAAACGTTATTGGGCTGCGGTGAGTGCGGGAGCGTTCTATTTGTTAATGGGAGTTTGTGCATTCAGCCTTATGACCTTGTTTCAATCCATGCCGTCAGCCTTGATATATGCATTAGCAGGGATAGCGCTATTCTCTACGATTGGCGGTAGTTTACAACAGGCTTTTGTTGAATCACCTTACAAAGATGCAGCACTTATGACCTTTTTAGTCACCGCATCTGATTTTACCTTGTGGCATATTGGCTCAGCATTATGGGGGATTGTGGCAGGGTTAATAACCATAGTTATTTCAGGGCTAGTAACAGCGAAAAAATCAGTGCCCGTTAAAGCATAA
- the nagB gene encoding glucosamine-6-phosphate deaminase — MRLIPLLTPAQVGRWSAAYIANKINAFNPTANKPFVLGLPTGGTPLTTYKELIKLHLEGEVSFEHVVTFNMDEYVGIDKNHPESYRTFMYSNFFNHVNIQDKNVNLLNGNADDLDAECQRYEDKMKSYGQINLFMGGVGVDGHIAFNEPASSLASRTRIKTLTEDTRIANSRFFDNDISQVPKLALTVGVGTLLDSQEILVLITGHNKAQALEAAVEGSVNHLWTISALQLHPKSIIACDEPATMELKVKTVRYFKELEAENIQSFIAE; from the coding sequence ATGAGATTAATTCCTTTACTTACCCCTGCTCAAGTTGGTCGCTGGAGCGCTGCTTATATAGCTAACAAGATTAATGCATTCAATCCAACTGCAAACAAGCCGTTTGTATTAGGTCTACCAACAGGCGGTACTCCACTCACAACTTATAAAGAGTTAATCAAATTACACCTTGAAGGTGAAGTTAGTTTTGAACACGTTGTTACTTTCAACATGGATGAATATGTAGGTATAGATAAAAATCACCCAGAAAGCTACCGCACATTCATGTACAGCAACTTTTTCAATCACGTAAACATTCAAGATAAAAACGTTAACTTACTGAATGGTAATGCTGACGATCTGGATGCTGAATGCCAGCGTTATGAAGATAAAATGAAGAGCTACGGTCAAATTAATCTGTTCATGGGTGGCGTAGGCGTTGATGGTCACATCGCATTTAACGAACCAGCTTCATCACTGGCTTCACGCACACGCATCAAAACACTAACAGAAGATACACGTATTGCTAATTCACGTTTCTTCGACAACGATATTAGCCAAGTGCCAAAATTAGCACTGACCGTTGGTGTCGGCACACTATTAGACTCACAAGAAATCTTGGTGTTAATCACAGGTCACAATAAAGCCCAGGCACTTGAAGCCGCTGTTGAAGGTAGTGTAAACCACCTTTGGACTATTTCTGCGCTACAGTTACACCCTAAATCAATTATTGCGTGTGACGAGCCTGCAACGATGGAATTAAAAGTGAAAACGGTACGCTACTTTAAAGAACTAGAAGCGGAAAACATTCAAAGCTTTATTGCGGAGTAA